The Pseudomonadota bacterium genome has a window encoding:
- a CDS encoding aminoglycoside phosphotransferase family protein, producing MPAEPEPPRLAVSDNDIRLLMEKQFPQWKALDIERIEPGGWDNHSFRLGSDRLVRLPSAERYAFQVAREQQWLPHLAPHLPLAIPEPLAEGRASAIYPWPWSVHRWIAGAVPPRDTICHRTDIAHMLAHFLIALQGAPVADAPMDNPFGRGQSPRLYDAAAREAINRLVDWLDAERAIAVWERALLSDWQEDPIWVHGDISLGNLLWDGDQLVAVIDFGNMAIGDPSCDLVAAWTIFEAAARETFRDAFALDAACWSRARGWALWKALITLAAIADKRSAKALGQLRIIDAVIADTPG from the coding sequence ATGCCAGCTGAGCCAGAACCGCCCCGGTTGGCAGTGAGCGATAATGATATCAGGCTACTGATGGAAAAACAGTTTCCGCAGTGGAAAGCGCTAGATATCGAAAGAATTGAACCTGGTGGGTGGGATAATCACAGCTTCAGGCTTGGATCGGATAGGCTGGTGCGTTTACCGAGCGCGGAGCGCTATGCGTTTCAGGTGGCGCGTGAGCAGCAATGGTTGCCGCATTTGGCGCCGCATCTGCCGCTGGCCATTCCCGAGCCATTGGCCGAGGGTAGAGCATCGGCGATTTATCCCTGGCCCTGGTCGGTGCATCGCTGGATTGCGGGTGCCGTGCCACCACGCGATACTATTTGCCATCGCACGGATATTGCCCATATGCTGGCGCATTTCCTCATCGCTCTGCAGGGCGCACCGGTTGCCGATGCTCCGATGGATAACCCTTTTGGCCGCGGTCAATCGCCCCGGCTTTACGACGCAGCCGCACGCGAAGCGATAAACCGGCTGGTAGACTGGCTCGATGCCGAGCGTGCAATCGCTGTGTGGGAGCGGGCTTTGCTTTCCGACTGGCAGGAAGATCCCATATGGGTACATGGCGATATCAGTCTCGGCAACCTGCTCTGGGATGGTGATCAGCTGGTCGCGGTCATCGATTTTGGCAATATGGCGATCGGCGATCCCAGCTGCGATCTGGTGGCGGCATGGACCATCTTTGAAGCTGCGGCGCGCGAGACATTCCGTGACGCTTTTGCGCTGGATGCGGCCTGCTGGTCGCGGGCACGCGGATGGGCGCTATGGAAGGCGCTGATCACATTGGCTGCGATTGCGGACAAGCGGAGCGCGAAAGCGCTTGGCCAGTTGCGGATTATCGATGCGGTTATTGCCGATACGCCTGGTTGA
- the mnmE gene encoding tRNA uridine-5-carboxymethylaminomethyl(34) synthesis GTPase MnmE has product MTIPTRIHPKTDLPKMAEDTIFAVSSGAPPAAIAVFRVSGPASGAALEALAGSLPVPRRAVLRSLQHPEHGDILDRALIVWFPGPGTATGEDCAELHCHGGRAVIAAVSAALATIAGCRAAEAGEFTRRAFANGVLDLAEAEALSDLLAAETERQRKQALDQAGGLLSRQVTIWQQQLLQASAQVEAELDFSDEDDVDPASLKRLHTMVSALQRQVETVLAMPPAERLHDGLRVVIGGPPNAGKSTLLNRLVQREAAIVTDIAGTTRDIIEAPVTLGGMAYIFTDTAGLRGETTDKVETIGIDRAQHALERADIILWLGDSKDRPDHPAVIDIAAKADLEDAAEQKPDADIMVSAKSGEGMATLIARLTRLAENLLPPQDQPAWNARQRNLLRDLADALERAQKTEDMLVIGEELRLARLALDQITGHSHVEDMLDALFGKFCIGK; this is encoded by the coding sequence ATGACGATCCCGACCCGGATACATCCAAAGACTGATTTGCCGAAAATGGCGGAGGATACGATATTCGCCGTGTCGAGCGGTGCGCCACCGGCTGCGATTGCGGTTTTTCGCGTCAGCGGCCCCGCAAGCGGCGCTGCGCTGGAAGCGCTTGCCGGATCGTTGCCCGTGCCACGTCGCGCAGTGCTGCGATCACTGCAGCATCCCGAGCATGGCGATATTCTCGACCGCGCGCTGATAGTGTGGTTTCCCGGGCCGGGTACGGCAACCGGTGAGGATTGTGCCGAGCTGCATTGCCATGGCGGTCGCGCTGTCATCGCCGCGGTGAGCGCTGCGCTGGCCACCATAGCCGGTTGTCGTGCCGCTGAAGCGGGCGAATTTACCCGCCGTGCCTTCGCCAATGGCGTACTCGATCTCGCCGAGGCCGAAGCGCTGTCCGACTTGCTGGCCGCCGAAACCGAACGCCAGCGCAAGCAGGCACTTGATCAGGCTGGCGGACTGCTTTCACGCCAGGTCACGATATGGCAGCAGCAATTGCTCCAGGCATCGGCGCAGGTTGAGGCGGAACTCGACTTTTCCGATGAGGATGATGTCGATCCCGCTTCACTGAAGCGGCTGCACACAATGGTTTCGGCGCTGCAGCGTCAGGTCGAAACGGTGCTGGCAATGCCGCCCGCCGAGCGGTTGCATGACGGCCTGCGCGTGGTTATTGGCGGGCCCCCCAATGCTGGGAAGTCGACATTGCTCAACCGGCTGGTGCAGCGCGAGGCAGCGATAGTCACCGATATTGCCGGGACCACGCGCGACATTATCGAAGCGCCGGTGACCTTGGGTGGCATGGCTTATATCTTCACCGATACCGCTGGTCTGCGCGGTGAAACGACAGACAAGGTTGAGACGATTGGCATTGACCGGGCGCAGCATGCGCTGGAACGCGCCGATATAATATTGTGGCTGGGCGACAGCAAAGACCGCCCTGACCATCCGGCAGTGATCGACATCGCCGCCAAAGCCGATCTCGAAGATGCGGCGGAACAGAAACCGGATGCCGATATCATGGTCTCGGCCAAAAGCGGGGAGGGAATGGCCACGCTGATTGCGCGGCTGACAAGGCTTGCCGAAAATCTGTTGCCGCCACAGGACCAGCCGGCATGGAATGCCCGACAGCGCAACCTGCTGCGCGACTTAGCCGATGCGCTGGAACGGGCACAGAAAACCGAGGATATGCTGGTCATTGGTGAAGAGTTGCGGCTGGCGCGACTGGCCCTCGACCAGATCACCGGACATAGCCATGTCGAGGACATGCTCGATGCGCTTTTCGGCAAATTCTGCATCGGGAAATAG
- a CDS encoding DUF6489 family protein, translating into MSVLSWSFITNLWESPMKMHVELDCTPEEMRRLLGLPDVSEVNQAYIDGIKDAMQGATSLEQMQNLVKNVAPMGEMGMRFFQTLMQAGTGGLGNRNDDDPDPDTSKD; encoded by the coding sequence ATGTCCGTTCTATCATGGTCCTTTATCACCAACCTTTGGGAGAGCCCGATGAAAATGCATGTCGAACTCGATTGCACCCCCGAAGAGATGCGCCGACTGCTCGGCCTGCCCGATGTCAGCGAGGTCAACCAGGCCTATATCGATGGTATCAAGGATGCGATGCAGGGGGCAACCAGCCTCGAGCAGATGCAGAACCTGGTCAAGAACGTCGCCCCCATGGGGGAAATGGGGATGCGTTTTTTCCAGACCCTGATGCAGGCGGGGACGGGCGGCCTTGGCAATCGCAACGATGACGATCCCGACCCGGATACATCCAAAGACTGA
- a CDS encoding dienelactone hydrolase family protein — protein MENISTLSDDASFGAYVATPQPPAKAAIIVIQEIFGVNSGIRRKCDKWAEAGYLALAPDLFWRLEPGIALDPDIESEFNQALDWMGKFNQDQGIRDIEATIHFARQKLGSDNGKVGCVGYCLGGRLAFMTAARTDINASVGYYGVGIDGLLHEKHAIVHPLMLHVPTADGFVDAATQKAMHEGLDDHPRVTLHDYEGLDHGFATEFGKRRDKDAAQLADSRTATFFAEHLG, from the coding sequence ATGGAAAATATAAGCACATTGTCAGACGATGCCAGTTTCGGGGCCTATGTGGCAACGCCGCAACCCCCTGCGAAGGCAGCGATTATCGTTATTCAGGAGATATTTGGCGTCAATTCCGGCATCCGCCGCAAATGCGACAAATGGGCCGAAGCGGGTTATCTGGCACTCGCGCCCGATCTGTTCTGGCGGCTCGAACCGGGCATCGCTCTCGACCCCGATATCGAAAGCGAGTTCAATCAGGCGCTCGACTGGATGGGCAAGTTCAATCAGGATCAGGGTATAAGAGACATCGAAGCGACGATCCATTTCGCGCGCCAGAAACTGGGCAGTGATAATGGCAAGGTCGGTTGTGTCGGCTACTGTCTTGGCGGCCGCCTCGCCTTTATGACGGCAGCGCGCACCGACATCAATGCATCGGTCGGCTATTATGGCGTCGGTATTGACGGGCTGCTGCATGAGAAACATGCCATCGTCCACCCGCTGATGCTGCATGTCCCGACCGCCGATGGCTTTGTCGATGCGGCAACACAAAAGGCGATGCATGAGGGTCTGGATGACCACCCCAGGGTGACGCTGCACGATTATGAGGGCCTCGACCACGGCTTCGCCACCGAGTTCGGCAAACGCCGCGACAAAGACGCCGCCCAGCTCGCCGATAGCCGGACAGCGACGTTTTTTGCTGAGCATTTGGGATGA
- a CDS encoding aspartyl protease family protein, producing the protein MLVQHCTLDEHRLIVQVSITKPVLHEDIFKMSFNQQSYRALVDTGAQRSVVSRRIITQQKLSRIGHMQFSSLHGPKTHGRYLASIGIWSTNRIDPEGEEITEQSLFSIEQPFEVVDMEENINFDMILGFDVLKNLSFNFDHKQAKFSLKLST; encoded by the coding sequence ATGTTAGTGCAGCATTGCACGCTTGATGAACATCGGCTGATTGTTCAGGTTAGTATTACAAAGCCTGTTCTACATGAAGATATTTTTAAGATGTCTTTTAATCAACAGAGCTATCGTGCTCTTGTTGATACGGGTGCTCAGAGAAGTGTGGTGTCACGCCGCATAATCACACAGCAGAAACTATCGCGTATAGGTCATATGCAGTTTTCCAGCTTGCATGGCCCAAAAACTCATGGCCGGTATCTTGCGAGCATAGGTATATGGTCAACCAACCGTATAGATCCCGAAGGTGAAGAGATTACAGAACAATCCCTTTTTAGTATCGAGCAACCATTTGAGGTTGTTGATATGGAAGAAAATATCAACTTCGATATGATTTTGGGATTTGATGTTCTTAAGAACCTATCTTTTAACTTCGACCACAAACAGGCAAAATTCTCACTCAAGCTTAGCACTTGA
- a CDS encoding YjbE family putative metal transport protein (Members of this highly hydrophobic protein family,regularly are found preceded by the yybP-ykoY manganese riboswitch (see RF00080). A metal cation transport function is proposed.) → MDFVTHLAQAGSMFGYGSLSELWLAIVNDLSGFGSASSLAAFGQVILIDLVFAADNAIVVGALAAGLPADQRRKVILIGISAALVLRIVFALMVSVLLGIVGLILAGGLLLLWVAWRFWREIRQMGSESVGSPEIAGDEDSGLAPAKSFWGAVWAVTAADVSMSLDNVLGVAGAAREHPGILVIGLLLSVALMGLAANIIAKYIERYKWIAYLGLLVIIYVACTMIYDGFVDPQVGLMQLAMG, encoded by the coding sequence CTGGTTCGATGTTCGGCTATGGTTCCCTTAGTGAATTATGGCTGGCAATTGTCAATGATCTCAGCGGTTTTGGCTCGGCTTCCTCGCTGGCAGCCTTTGGCCAGGTGATATTGATCGACCTGGTGTTCGCCGCCGACAACGCCATCGTTGTTGGTGCCCTGGCTGCCGGCCTGCCGGCCGACCAGCGGCGCAAGGTAATCCTGATCGGCATCAGCGCGGCGCTGGTGCTGCGCATTGTCTTTGCCCTGATGGTCAGTGTGTTGCTCGGGATTGTCGGGCTGATTCTTGCTGGTGGCTTGCTGTTGCTCTGGGTGGCGTGGCGCTTCTGGCGTGAAATCCGCCAGATGGGCAGCGAATCCGTAGGGTCACCCGAAATTGCCGGCGATGAGGACAGCGGGCTCGCGCCCGCCAAGAGCTTCTGGGGCGCGGTGTGGGCGGTAACCGCTGCCGATGTATCGATGAGCCTCGACAATGTGCTGGGCGTTGCCGGAGCCGCGCGCGAGCATCCGGGCATATTGGTCATCGGCCTGTTGCTGTCGGTGGCGCTGATGGGACTGGCGGCCAATATCATTGCCAAATATATCGAGCGCTATAAGTGGATTGCCTATCTCGGCCTGCTGGTGATTATCTATGTGGCCTGCACCATGATCTATGATGGTTTTGTCGACCCGCAAGTCGGACTGATGCAGCTGGCGATGGGTTGA